The Candidatus Methylomirabilota bacterium sequence GCGCGGGCCGGGCCGATCCTCACCCTGGCCCCGCTGCCGCTCGCGGCCGCCATCGCCGCGCTGCCGGTCCTGGCCGGCGCCCTGGCCGGGGCGATTCCGGCGCTTCGGCCGTACGCGCTGCCGGGCGGCCTGGCCACGGCTCTCGCCGTCACCCTCGCCGGAGGGCGCCTGGATTCGCGGAGCGTGGCCGGCGTGCTCGTCGTCCTGCTGCTCGGCTTCTGCGCGCTCCCGCGGCCACCCGCGGCGAACGGGGACAGCCGCTGGGCGCCCTTGCTGGCCCTGATCCTGCTGGCGTGGCTGCCCCGCTGGGAGCTCCTGGCGCAATTCCTGGAAGCCCCGCTCGACCCCGATGCGAACAACTTCAAGGTCCGCGCCCTGGCCCTCTCCCTCGGCGGCCTCTGGGATACGGCGCCGCGGGAGCCCGTCTTCATCTGGCTGCTGCGCGGCTTCCTGCTCGTGACCGGCCCCGCCGACGGCCACGTCCGGATGTTCACCGTGCTCCTGTCGCTCCTGCAGGTCGCCGCCGCCTGGTGGGTCGCGCGCCGGCTCTTCGGCTGGCGGGCGGGCATCATCGCCGGCCTCTACATCGCGACCAATACGAGTCTCGTCACCACGAGCATCCGGGGGCTGCGCGGCGAGCTGTTCGCAGCCGGCCTGCTCCTGTTCACGTACCTGGTGATCGCGACCGTCCGGGACCACCGGCCGACCACCGGCCTCGCCCTGGGGCTCGCGGGCGGACTCCTGGCCCTCACCTGGCTCTCGGCGCTCCCGGTGGTCCTGGCCCTCGTCGCCCTCCGGTGGCTCGGCCAGCCCCTGGCGACGCTGCCGCGGGCCGCCGGCGTCGCCGCGCTGGCCGTCGGCCTGATGGCCGTCCTGCTGGGGCCGCACCTCGCGGCCAACCGCCGCGTCTCGGGCGATTTCTTCGAGTCGATCAACGAGCACGCCCGCTACTACGCCATCCGCGAGTTCGCCGGCCGGCCGGGCTTCCCGTCCCCGCAGGAGGTGAGCAGCCATCCGTACCGGGGGCCGCGTCTCACCTGGGTGACGTACATCTGGGGCCTGCGGCCCTGGCGCGAAGCGGTCACCCGGCAGCTCCGCGGCGCGTACGCCGTCTTCTGGGGCCGGTACGCCGGCCACCTCTGGGGAAGCGGGGTGGCTCGCTGGATCTGGGTCACGGCGGCGGCGCTCGGCGTCGTCGCGGCGTTGCGCCTCCCGGGCGGGTGGCTCCTGGTGGTGACCACCGGGCTCGCCGGCGGCTCCGTCTACTTCCTGGCCTCGTTCCCCGATCTGTTCGACCCGCGCCTGATGCTCCACCTCACGGCCCCCCTCGCCGTGCTGGTCGGCGCCGGGGCCGCGGCGGCCCTGGAGTCCCTCCTCGGCTCGCCGGCCGCCCTCCGGGCGCTCAGGAGAACTTGAGCTTGTTCAGCGCGACCCAGAACATGCGGAACAGGAGCAGGCCGTGGCGGAAGCGGCTGATCTTGGTCGTCCCGTACGCGCGATCGCGGTACCGGACCGGGAGCTCGACGATCTTCAGGTTCAGCTTGGCCGCCCCGAACAGCAGGTCGAAGTCGCCGAAGGGGTCGAAGTCGCCGAAGAAGGCGCGATTGGCCTTGATCTTCAGGTAATCGGCCCGCCGGAGCACCTTGGTCCCGCAGAGAGTGTCGGTGATCCGCTGCTCCAGGAGCCAGGTGAAGAGCCAGCCGAAGACCTTGTTGCCGAGGAAGTTGAGAAACCGCATGGCCTGCCGCTCTCGGGGATAGACCAGCCGCGAGCCATTGATGAGATCGCCCTTCCCTTCCACGATGGCCCGATAGAACTTCGGGAGGTCCTCGGGCTCGACGGTGAGGTCCGCGTCGAGGATGAGGAGGACGTCGCCGGTGGCCGCGTCGAACCCGCGGCGCACGGCATCGCCCTTGCCCGTCGGCGGCGACTGGAGGACCAGCTTGATGTCCCGCTTGCCCTGCCAGCGCCGGATCTCGCTCTCGATCTCTTCGCGCGTCCCGTCCGTGCTGGCGCCATCGACGAAGATGAGCTCCGTGTGGAGCCCCATGCCGGGCAGGCGGGCGACAGCCGGCTGGATGTTGCCGCGCTCGTTCCGGCAGGGCACGACGACCGAC is a genomic window containing:
- a CDS encoding glycosyltransferase family 39 protein — protein: MSEPRRWLVVLLLAGLGVAIALARYGGDLRRGQMLVPQQVSELLFNEDFDDVVLGVPTPFALDGWSPGRWGLDLQPGGRGTATVRLRTGRPGRTVLTLWFYRPRQGSTTVEVSTDGVHYRTVSRDRYYHQTLEDVTPYLGEAETFVVRFSAANETTEEVLVLDKVQVARAGPILTLAPLPLAAAIAALPVLAGALAGAIPALRPYALPGGLATALAVTLAGGRLDSRSVAGVLVVLLLGFCALPRPPAANGDSRWAPLLALILLAWLPRWELLAQFLEAPLDPDANNFKVRALALSLGGLWDTAPREPVFIWLLRGFLLVTGPADGHVRMFTVLLSLLQVAAAWWVARRLFGWRAGIIAGLYIATNTSLVTTSIRGLRGELFAAGLLLFTYLVIATVRDHRPTTGLALGLAGGLLALTWLSALPVVLALVALRWLGQPLATLPRAAGVAALAVGLMAVLLGPHLAANRRVSGDFFESINEHARYYAIREFAGRPGFPSPQEVSSHPYRGPRLTWVTYIWGLRPWREAVTRQLRGAYAVFWGRYAGHLWGSGVARWIWVTAAALGVVAALRLPGGWLLVVTTGLAGGSVYFLASFPDLFDPRLMLHLTAPLAVLVGAGAAAALESLLGSPAALRALRRT
- a CDS encoding glycosyltransferase: PGQSVLEIGCGTGDLLAAVEPREGVGLDLSPRMVERARAKFPGLTWLVGDAEALALDRRFDYVIMSDLLGHLEDVWSAFQQLKGVARPDTRVIITYYNHFWEPVLRAAELVGQRIPLRLQNWLSFDDIENLLFLCDFEVVKRGHRFLVPKHVPWLSDWVNRTVARLPGIRRLGLVAYVVARPRPGAFGPPATSATSVSVVVPCRNERGNIQPAVARLPGMGLHTELIFVDGASTDGTREEIESEIRRWQGKRDIKLVLQSPPTGKGDAVRRGFDAATGDVLLILDADLTVEPEDLPKFYRAIVEGKGDLINGSRLVYPRERQAMRFLNFLGNKVFGWLFTWLLEQRITDTLCGTKVLRRADYLKIKANRAFFGDFDPFGDFDLLFGAAKLNLKIVELPVRYRDRAYGTTKISRFRHGLLLFRMFWVALNKLKFS